Within Streptomyces sp. SS1-1, the genomic segment CACGCGGATCCTCGTCACCTCGGACCTGGACGAGTACGCCATCGCTTCCCTCGCGGCGGCGCCCGTGGACGCGTACGGCGTCGGCACCCAGCTGGTCACCGGCTCCGGGCACCCGACGGCCTCCATGGTCTACAAGCTGGTCGCCCGCGCCGAGTCCGCCGACGCCGGGGCGCCGCTGGTGCCGGTGGCGAAGCGGTCGACCGGCGGGAAGACGTCCGTCGGCGGGCGCAAGTGGGCGGCGCGCCGGCTCGACGCCGACGGGGTCGCGGAGGCCGAGGTGATCGGCACCGGACCGGTGCCCGCCGACCTCGCCGGCCGGCAGCTGCTGGTCCAGCTCGTCAAGGGCGGGGACGTCGTGGCGCGCGAGCCCCTGGAGGTCGTCCGGGACCGGCACGCGGAGGCCCGCGCCAACCTGCCGCTGTCCGCGATGCAGCTCTCCCGGGGGGAACCCGTCATTCCGACGGAGTACGTCCACACGCGCCCGGGTAGCCAGTCGGGGGCGTGAAACGGGCGCGCCCGCAGTGCCCGCCCCCTGCCACCTCCCGCACCGCACACGAAGTCTCTAGGCTCGGAGGTTCACGGCCGGGCCCCGCACCGATCCACCGTCCCGACCTCAGCGTCCATAACCGAAGGACACCGACCATGCGCCGCGCCTTGATCGTCGTAGACGTGCAGAACGACTTCTGCGAGGGAGGCAGCCTCGCGGTGACGGGCGGCGCCGACGTGGCCGCCGCCGTCACGGAGCTGATCGGTCAGGCGGCCGGGTCCGGCTACCAGCACGTCGTGGCCACGCGCGACCACCACATCGCGCCGGGCGGGCACTTCTCCGCCCACCCGGACTTCGTCGACTCGTGGCCGGCGCACTGTGTGGCGGGCACCGAGGGGGTGGGCTTCCACCCGAACTTCGCGCCCGCGGTGGCCTCCGGCGCGATCGACGCCGTCTTCGACAAGGGGGCGTACGCCGCGGCGTACAGCGGCTTCGAGGGCGCCGACGAGAACGGCGTGCGCCTCGCGGACTGGCTGCGGGCCCGGGACGTCACCGAGGTGGACGTGGTGGGCATCGCCACCGACCACTGTGTGCGGGCCACCGCGCTGGACGCGGCGCGTGAGGGCTTCCGTACGCAGGTGCTGCTGGACCTGACCGCCGGCGTGGCCGCGGAGACCACCGAGCGGGCGCTGGAGGAGCTGCGCGAGGCCGGTGTGGAGCTGACCGGCAAGCCCGTGGTGGCGTAGCCCCAGGCGCCTGTCAGGCCGGGGCGGCGGGCCGGCGCATCAGGGCGCGGATCGGGTGCCAGAGCTCCTGGGCCGGTCCGGGGACGAGGGCGGGCACGGCGGGGACGACGTCCGGGCAGGGGGCCGTGCGCCATATCAGCCCGTCGGGGTGGTGCAGGACCGCCGTGATCTCGTCCGGGGTCGGCGGGGCGGCATTCCCCCGCAGGTAGACGGCGCGCAGGCCCAGGTTGCGGAGCCTGGTCAGGGCTCGGGCGCGGTTGCGGGCGTGCACCAGGACACGGACGCTGCCCGTGCCGTCGGGGGTGGGTCTGGGCAGGTTCAGCGCCACCACCACGCTGCCGGTCGGCAGCTTGCAGAAACCTCCTGCGGCCATGCGGTCACACCCCCGTGCGAGTCGGTGTCAATAACGGAAGCACAGGGTGCACCTAAACACGACCGGCGGCAACCCCGCCAGGGGGCTGCCGCCGATCATGCTCTGACCTGCAGTTCTACCGCTTACTTCGCCGCACGGCCCACTTCGATCTCGATCGTGGAGCCGTCCTTGGCCTCCTTGACGATCTTGATCTTGGTGTTGGTGTCAGTGATCTTGACACCGGCGGAGGGGTTCGACGCGTCGTAGTAGGTGTTGGTGCGGTCGTTGAAGACCGACACACCCGGACGCGACGGGATCTTCACGGCGACGTCCGCGTTGTGCAGCGTCATGCCGTCCGTGCGGAAGGTGCTGAACGGGGAGTCGTAGGCCTGGATGCGGTTGCGCATCAGCGTGCCGTTCTTCCACTTCAGCTGGGTCGGGTGCGAGTCGATCGGCAGGATCAGACCGGCACCCGGGTGCTGGCTGGTGTTGTTGTCCAGCTGCGAGGTGTCCCACTTCCAGATGAGCAGACCGTTCTGGTAGGCGTAGTGCTCCACCCAGTCCGGACGGGTCGTCGTGAAGCCGAAGTTGTACGGGCCCGTCTTCAGCGTCTTGTCGTACGACACGTACTGGCGGTTCTCGGCGATGTAGTACTGGGCGTAGTCGTCCGTGATGGACGCGCCGATGCGCGAGAAGCCCTTCTTCGTCCAGGCGTCGTCGGCGGTCTCGGCGTCGTCCGAGAACACGGCCGAACCGTCGGCGGTCACCGCGATGTTGTCGGCGGTGAAGCCCTTCTGGG encodes:
- a CDS encoding nicotinamidase, which codes for MRRALIVVDVQNDFCEGGSLAVTGGADVAAAVTELIGQAAGSGYQHVVATRDHHIAPGGHFSAHPDFVDSWPAHCVAGTEGVGFHPNFAPAVASGAIDAVFDKGAYAAAYSGFEGADENGVRLADWLRARDVTEVDVVGIATDHCVRATALDAAREGFRTQVLLDLTAGVAAETTERALEELREAGVELTGKPVVA